In a genomic window of Infirmifilum sp. NZ:
- a CDS encoding DNA double-strand break repair nuclease NurA, whose product MHKLDKSRLIWEIEEIVSRAKSELEETDEIRGRPLSSSWFIDGSYALSERQGSFVSLLSLASVGVVSRRLVDGMPGARHPLPHILIPKFLGETRASLIMGSLELLEGIRAVRRGVELVVFDGSYLASLLAGYGSSYDAVTQVHSALRARGVPLQTVLKGVEDEVNRAIDGLIEEAGKEEDAARFLKAVARFLATIYDHAESLYEPLSELGVEEGLSKQILIDFSVAYTEVNFYLRLLGELLSQAKESGIAPIWVAKETTSRFLSEVLGVRGWISDAVLLSIIWHAKERSYLVLREDVKARSLKPISPPRDPVASPDTIKRAYRFNRFTVVYFKISRAGPVLQASFPSELVPRDRLEDAMATLSELADERSGYPRPLAVVHHKAVLSRELAEAFATRLWRDSSGALKSILSPIGREIAL is encoded by the coding sequence ATGCACAAACTGGATAAATCAAGGCTGATTTGGGAAATCGAGGAAATCGTGTCCAGGGCAAAGAGCGAGCTCGAAGAGACTGACGAAATAAGAGGCCGGCCGTTAAGCAGCTCGTGGTTTATCGATGGGAGCTACGCGTTGAGCGAGAGGCAGGGGTCTTTCGTTTCCCTGCTCTCGCTGGCCTCTGTCGGAGTTGTCTCCAGGAGGCTAGTAGACGGCATGCCGGGGGCGCGGCACCCGTTACCTCACATACTCATTCCTAAGTTCCTTGGGGAGACGAGGGCTTCGCTGATCATGGGCTCGCTCGAGCTATTAGAGGGTATAAGGGCTGTTAGGAGGGGTGTCGAGCTGGTAGTTTTTGACGGAAGCTACTTGGCATCGCTCCTCGCTGGGTATGGTTCATCTTACGATGCTGTCACACAGGTGCACTCTGCTCTTAGAGCTCGGGGGGTGCCTCTACAGACCGTGCTGAAAGGTGTAGAGGATGAAGTGAACAGAGCTATCGATGGGTTGATTGAGGAGGCCGGTAAGGAGGAGGACGCGGCGAGGTTCCTGAAGGCTGTTGCCCGATTCTTGGCGACAATCTACGATCACGCCGAGTCTTTGTACGAGCCGCTGTCAGAACTAGGAGTTGAAGAGGGTCTCAGCAAGCAGATCCTCATAGATTTCAGCGTAGCGTACACTGAGGTTAACTTCTACTTGAGGCTACTGGGCGAGTTACTCTCTCAGGCCAAGGAAAGTGGAATCGCGCCTATATGGGTGGCGAAGGAGACGACGAGCCGCTTCTTATCCGAGGTGCTCGGCGTGCGGGGGTGGATCAGCGATGCAGTTCTGCTTAGTATCATCTGGCATGCGAAGGAGCGCTCGTATCTTGTTTTACGGGAGGACGTGAAAGCAAGGTCGCTCAAACCCATTTCTCCCCCACGAGACCCAGTAGCGTCCCCGGATACGATTAAGCGCGCGTATAGGTTCAACAGGTTCACCGTTGTGTACTTTAAGATCTCGAGGGCTGGACCCGTTCTTCAGGCATCCTTTCCCAGCGAGCTAGTGCCTAGGGACCGCTTGGAGGACGCGATGGCAACGCTCTCGGAGCTCGCCGATGAAAGAAGCGGGTACCCGCGCCCCCTTGCGGTTGTACACCACAAAGCGGTGCTTTCGCGAGAGCTTGCCGAGGCTTTTGCCACAAGGCTCTGGCGGGACTCCAGCGGGGCTTTAAAGAGTATCCTCTCGCCTATCGGTCGGGAAATCGCTCTTTAG
- a CDS encoding ATP-binding protein, with protein MSGEVGKIVNVFGRNVLRIAVPDEAFRLVSRPGTYVTFRSSSGTKHLALIAGYLLTDELYKRGRVLEELEGYEDVVVTRNEITAVVVGYVRDGKVVRGVESLPAPGERVFLADEDQLKPLLSSYDIDVGTLVAAPGVNFTLDLNMLASRHFAVLAMTGSGKSNTVAVIVSRILERYASPRILLIDTHSEYVPLAKLFQGRVRVFSPSGVLQEMLRRRYGIDPQSLEVPLWSLGFEEIAELLRLDSRATKQLLHLREALLAVRREKWGEATPDDPIYFEPGDLLKKIGGRDDSATDLRLKLASLLDDPELSFITSPSASKEIYERVAASEPEKSGQAYAQVYRRLFDEGLTIVALGGLPSEVQITTTATILRALWRVVSAHVQAGASLPVLVIVEEAHIYAPKDREIPSRQILEKIAKEGRKFGVGLGIVSQRPRELSQTLLAQCGTLIAMRTTNPEDQRHIMLSVEDITAELVQSLSSLTVGQALVSGAAAPLPAIVNIHSFSELYAVELGGKDVDWSKAWSGRQEFLDISKLLFSHREAKANSLGSDQKKPDKTAKLENFFQ; from the coding sequence TTGAGTGGAGAAGTCGGCAAGATAGTGAACGTCTTTGGACGGAACGTGCTAAGAATAGCTGTTCCCGACGAAGCTTTCAGGCTAGTGTCCAGGCCTGGGACGTACGTGACCTTCCGTTCGAGCAGTGGAACCAAGCACTTGGCGCTTATAGCCGGCTATCTTCTCACGGACGAGCTCTACAAGCGCGGGCGCGTCCTTGAGGAGCTCGAAGGGTATGAGGACGTAGTCGTCACAAGGAACGAGATAACGGCCGTTGTGGTAGGCTACGTGCGCGACGGGAAGGTTGTTAGAGGCGTGGAAAGCCTTCCAGCTCCTGGCGAGAGGGTTTTCCTAGCTGATGAAGACCAGCTTAAACCACTCTTGTCTTCCTATGATATTGATGTAGGCACTCTAGTTGCGGCTCCGGGCGTCAACTTCACGCTCGACCTAAACATGCTCGCCTCTAGGCATTTCGCTGTTCTAGCTATGACTGGCTCCGGGAAATCGAACACGGTTGCAGTGATCGTATCTAGAATCCTCGAAAGGTACGCTTCACCCCGCATCTTGCTTATAGACACTCATAGCGAGTACGTCCCCCTAGCGAAGCTGTTTCAAGGCAGAGTCAGGGTATTCTCCCCCAGTGGGGTTCTCCAGGAGATGCTCAGAAGGAGGTACGGCATCGACCCACAGTCTCTCGAAGTACCATTGTGGAGCTTAGGCTTTGAGGAGATTGCGGAGCTTCTCAGGCTCGATAGCCGCGCGACGAAGCAACTCCTCCACCTGCGCGAGGCCCTACTAGCCGTTCGCCGCGAGAAGTGGGGAGAGGCCACTCCGGATGACCCAATATACTTCGAGCCAGGCGACCTTCTCAAGAAAATTGGGGGCCGCGATGATTCGGCTACAGACCTTAGGCTTAAGCTGGCAAGCTTGCTAGATGACCCAGAACTCTCTTTCATCACCTCCCCTTCTGCAAGCAAGGAGATTTACGAGAGAGTAGCGGCAAGTGAACCAGAGAAGAGCGGGCAGGCCTACGCGCAGGTTTACAGGAGGCTCTTCGACGAGGGGTTGACGATTGTAGCCCTTGGAGGCTTACCCAGCGAGGTTCAGATTACGACTACAGCGACTATTTTACGCGCCTTGTGGAGGGTTGTGTCAGCCCACGTTCAGGCAGGTGCCTCGCTACCGGTACTCGTGATAGTTGAGGAAGCGCACATCTACGCTCCTAAGGACCGTGAGATCCCCTCCCGCCAGATCCTCGAGAAAATAGCTAAAGAAGGCAGAAAGTTCGGAGTAGGGTTAGGTATCGTCAGCCAGAGGCCTAGAGAGCTAAGCCAGACCTTACTGGCTCAGTGCGGTACACTCATAGCAATGAGAACCACAAACCCCGAAGACCAACGCCACATAATGCTGAGTGTAGAGGATATTACAGCCGAGCTTGTTCAGAGCCTCTCCAGCCTGACGGTCGGGCAGGCCCTGGTGTCTGGAGCCGCGGCTCCACTCCCTGCCATCGTGAACATCCATAGCTTCAGTGAGCTTTATGCAGTGGAGCTCGGCGGAAAGGACGTTGATTGGTCCAAAGCGTGGAGCGGAAGACAGGAGTTCCTCGACATTTCAAAACTACTGTTCTCCCATCGCGAAGCTAAGGCTAACTCGCTAGGGAGTGATCAGAAGAAGCCTGACAAAACAGCAAAGCTAGAGAACTTCTTCCAATAG
- the prs gene encoding ribose-phosphate diphosphokinase has product MTVYALENSYGIAAGIARSIGDKLVQVEYKLFPDGESYIRVQQRPEGPAVLVASLYPNTDKRIFELFMAVEALRAITQDVVIGVVPYMAYARQDRRFLDGEPISVKVVLKTLETLGLDALIVVDIHKPAVLDEYWGKPYRNVLVDKQVADYFKGKLSNPLILAPDAGALERAKRVAEQLNADYDHLVKERDRVTGEVRVSTKEISVTGRDILIVDDIISTGGTMALAAKTVLAQGARSVYASCTHAVMVKGALDLLLSSGIQEVVATDTVPSPVSKISVTPATVEALKDLLEEVL; this is encoded by the coding sequence GTGACCGTCTACGCTCTCGAAAATTCTTACGGCATAGCCGCTGGGATAGCAAGGTCTATTGGAGACAAGCTTGTCCAGGTAGAGTACAAGCTCTTCCCAGACGGTGAAAGCTACATAAGAGTACAGCAGAGGCCAGAAGGTCCTGCAGTGCTTGTTGCCTCCCTGTACCCCAACACCGACAAGAGAATCTTCGAGCTCTTCATGGCGGTTGAAGCTCTAAGGGCCATCACGCAGGATGTGGTAATCGGAGTAGTGCCCTATATGGCTTACGCGAGACAGGATAGGAGGTTTCTAGATGGTGAGCCGATCAGCGTGAAGGTGGTGCTTAAAACTCTCGAAACGCTCGGTCTCGACGCCCTAATCGTTGTCGACATACACAAGCCCGCAGTCCTCGATGAGTACTGGGGAAAGCCTTACCGAAACGTCTTAGTTGACAAGCAGGTAGCAGACTACTTCAAAGGCAAGCTTTCGAACCCGCTGATTCTAGCACCTGACGCCGGGGCGTTAGAGCGGGCTAAAAGAGTTGCAGAACAACTAAATGCAGATTACGATCACTTGGTGAAGGAGCGGGACAGAGTAACCGGGGAGGTCAGGGTCTCCACAAAGGAGATTAGCGTCACTGGGAGGGACATCCTCATCGTGGACGACATCATAAGCACTGGCGGTACTATGGCGTTAGCGGCCAAGACAGTCCTCGCGCAAGGAGCCAGGAGCGTTTACGCCTCATGCACGCATGCCGTAATGGTTAAGGGAGCGTTGGACCTTCTCCTGTCCTCCGGTATACAAGAGGTTGTTGCCACGGACACCGTGCCCTCCCCAGTATCAAAGATTTCCGTCACACCCGCAACCGTTGAGGCACTTAAAGACCTATTGGAAGAAGTTCTCTAG
- a CDS encoding VTT domain-containing protein, whose protein sequence is MHPLLDWLLRIASGVGGYLGIFVISIIGNLIPFIPIPYLVAVYLYSALIPGSNPLLVGVVSGVGAGLGKLLVYLASRGASYLIISKETRERYTRISSMLGKWGAVAVFLFAATPSPDDAIIIPLGLMGYDPLKFFLGVASGKIVISVLVAYTGVIVARITGGEFFMELLASIILFVIVMLIISLINWENILTILAERGVKGLLEEVKNKGLGAVFYPRKTNKESLGKSRT, encoded by the coding sequence GTGCATCCATTACTCGACTGGCTACTACGGATAGCTAGCGGAGTTGGCGGGTATCTTGGCATCTTCGTCATCTCGATAATCGGCAATTTAATTCCGTTTATCCCCATACCGTACCTAGTCGCCGTGTACCTCTACTCAGCGCTCATCCCAGGGTCAAATCCCCTCCTAGTCGGCGTGGTGAGCGGAGTTGGAGCAGGCTTGGGCAAACTCTTAGTTTATTTGGCCAGCCGGGGGGCTTCATACCTTATAATAAGTAAGGAAACCCGTGAGAGGTACACCCGAATCTCTTCCATGTTGGGGAAATGGGGTGCGGTCGCCGTCTTTCTTTTCGCGGCTACACCGAGCCCTGATGATGCAATAATAATACCCCTAGGGTTGATGGGGTATGATCCACTTAAGTTCTTCCTTGGGGTAGCTTCAGGCAAGATCGTCATTAGCGTTCTGGTAGCCTACACGGGTGTTATTGTCGCTAGGATCACCGGAGGAGAGTTCTTCATGGAGCTCCTAGCATCGATTATTTTATTCGTGATTGTTATGCTGATAATCTCTCTGATTAATTGGGAAAACATTTTAACAATTCTCGCAGAGAGAGGTGTTAAGGGTCTGCTTGAGGAGGTCAAAAACAAAGGCCTCGGAGCGGTTTTCTACCCGAGAAAAACAAATAAAGAATCGCTAGGCAAAAGTAGAACGTGA
- a CDS encoding DEAD/DEAH box helicase, producing the protein MITTEEVFKKLEVDFYSFTEPGVEPETVEVTFGEIIECPPSSPRLSYLAGRRLYKHQYVAFQELVRGKNVVLRSGTGSGKTEAWWLYVAKGRKKALAVYPTLALSYDQLSRLEEYSSAVGLKVYAVDATTRASASGKSFGQLKSEIRNADIVVTNPAFLLMDVKRLAVKPSSSLLLGFINELDLLVVDEIDFYSPRELSLLLSLIRILAEVRGTLQVAVLTATLSNPEDMCSVLKEYTGRDCAIIEGKPFRREDRVYIALGKNLLQEWLRLREYKSLVERLGESKEVAEALENFDAFKKNYFKVVEALQALGVEASPWRLDPTDLLREYVDDEYATLVFTRSINRAEEIYRKLVASLPDEKKGLVASHHHLVSKEKRKEVENLMREGKVKVVISPRTLTQGIDIGAVARVVHVGLPDDVREFWQRNGRKGRRETIPYTETVILPGARWDRELLSRGVEVLKAWIESPIEVTLINKDNKYGLLFYTLFKVKSGQRPSRQEAEFLEKLGLYSNGSLTRRGESTWYNINFYEFAPPFGIKRVLVDDSGEKYLEDISFSDLVEKFQVGCLDYSSDGIVTAIRKGGETGRSVRKVIVQPLSESVLSRSDALAFALEEYRKIKAKWGERASILHDYLRGRLLSEAISNVIPPTEGFGLYHKYPYKTVWIIERERGRPVETESGTIIVRDRRVVEIPALTAGKYQDYTYGSLIELDYQEDLRRIRLGLAFLMVFLREAYRLPLFTFSYSLSTLGGRKTLVLWEEECAGLIERLDWEKIYRELDAYTPSIVAEVLLLARDEEAHIEWIGLGGKWDLARDLAKRVVEYILSSHKIALLLQGKKLYVPKPGRHLKLASLDVLLVPLDDRGDLVYGYIAIFDGEETVVEKFVKEFYRVKSTGEAQKRLEELLNNNFKLIVSDVNRVREELHMLGLTYHAALLSGLIQMGLVDDAKPRIRKFLGMDVTGLEELQRNLSEEARQTFQLNAISLADVERELVNSRNWLGDRIYRDHEKGTRFLDNVARKYVENSVKLVYLLGLLQT; encoded by the coding sequence ATGATAACTACGGAGGAGGTGTTCAAGAAGCTTGAAGTGGACTTCTACAGCTTCACCGAGCCTGGCGTAGAGCCGGAGACCGTAGAAGTCACCTTTGGTGAGATCATTGAGTGTCCCCCGAGTTCGCCGAGGCTTTCCTACCTAGCCGGAAGGAGGCTCTACAAGCACCAGTACGTGGCCTTCCAGGAGCTCGTCCGTGGAAAAAACGTGGTACTGAGGTCGGGCACAGGAAGTGGTAAAACGGAAGCATGGTGGCTCTACGTGGCTAAAGGACGGAAGAAGGCGCTCGCTGTTTACCCGACGCTGGCTTTGTCCTACGACCAGCTGTCGCGGCTTGAAGAGTACTCCTCAGCTGTGGGTTTAAAGGTCTACGCGGTGGATGCAACTACGAGGGCTAGTGCTTCTGGGAAAAGCTTCGGCCAGCTAAAGAGCGAAATAAGGAATGCCGACATTGTCGTGACTAACCCGGCTTTCCTTCTCATGGACGTTAAAAGGCTGGCCGTAAAGCCTTCGAGCAGCCTTCTGTTAGGCTTTATAAACGAGCTGGACCTCCTGGTCGTCGACGAGATCGACTTCTACAGCCCGCGGGAACTTTCACTACTCCTCTCACTCATCAGGATTCTCGCCGAAGTGAGAGGCACCTTGCAGGTGGCTGTTCTAACGGCTACCCTCTCCAATCCCGAGGACATGTGTTCCGTGCTGAAGGAGTACACGGGGAGGGACTGCGCGATCATCGAGGGTAAGCCTTTCAGGCGCGAGGACAGGGTGTACATAGCCCTCGGCAAGAATCTGCTTCAGGAATGGCTGAGGCTTAGGGAGTACAAAAGCCTCGTGGAAAGGCTCGGTGAGAGTAAGGAAGTTGCTGAAGCGCTCGAGAATTTCGACGCGTTTAAGAAGAACTACTTTAAGGTGGTGGAAGCCCTCCAGGCTTTGGGCGTCGAAGCCTCTCCATGGCGCCTAGACCCCACCGACCTCTTGCGTGAGTACGTCGACGACGAGTATGCTACGCTGGTTTTCACTCGGAGCATAAACAGGGCTGAAGAGATCTACAGGAAACTGGTGGCTTCACTTCCGGATGAGAAGAAAGGCCTCGTGGCTTCCCATCACCACTTGGTGAGTAAGGAAAAGCGGAAGGAGGTCGAGAACCTTATGAGGGAGGGAAAGGTGAAAGTTGTCATCTCCCCTCGAACCCTCACTCAGGGCATTGACATAGGAGCCGTGGCCAGAGTTGTGCACGTCGGTCTACCGGATGATGTTCGTGAATTTTGGCAACGAAACGGTAGAAAGGGGAGAAGGGAAACTATCCCGTACACCGAGACCGTGATTCTTCCGGGGGCTAGGTGGGACCGCGAGCTCCTAAGCAGAGGTGTTGAGGTTCTGAAGGCTTGGATCGAAAGCCCGATCGAGGTAACGTTGATCAACAAGGACAATAAGTACGGCCTACTCTTCTACACACTGTTTAAAGTCAAGTCTGGGCAGAGACCTTCAAGGCAGGAGGCAGAGTTTCTTGAGAAGCTGGGCCTCTACAGCAACGGCTCCCTCACGCGCCGAGGCGAGAGCACATGGTACAACATCAACTTCTACGAGTTCGCGCCCCCCTTCGGGATCAAACGTGTCTTAGTCGATGACAGTGGTGAGAAATACCTAGAGGACATATCTTTCTCAGATCTCGTAGAGAAATTCCAGGTAGGCTGCTTAGATTACTCGTCAGATGGCATCGTAACCGCGATTCGAAAGGGAGGAGAAACTGGGAGATCCGTTAGGAAAGTAATAGTACAACCACTAAGCGAGAGCGTGCTATCGAGGAGCGATGCGCTCGCTTTCGCTCTTGAAGAGTACAGGAAGATTAAGGCAAAGTGGGGGGAGCGGGCGAGCATTCTGCACGATTACCTCCGGGGGCGCTTACTTTCGGAGGCGATTAGCAACGTTATACCCCCAACAGAGGGCTTCGGGTTGTACCACAAGTACCCCTACAAGACGGTATGGATAATTGAGCGGGAGCGGGGGCGCCCCGTCGAGACGGAGAGCGGGACTATAATCGTGAGGGACAGGCGAGTTGTGGAAATACCAGCCCTTACTGCTGGCAAGTACCAGGACTACACGTACGGCAGTTTAATCGAACTCGACTACCAGGAGGATTTAAGGAGAATCAGGCTTGGACTCGCCTTCCTCATGGTTTTCCTGCGAGAAGCGTACAGGCTCCCCCTCTTTACTTTCTCCTACTCGCTGTCAACACTTGGAGGACGGAAGACGCTGGTTCTCTGGGAGGAGGAGTGCGCTGGCCTGATAGAGAGGCTGGATTGGGAGAAAATCTACCGGGAGCTGGATGCTTACACCCCCAGTATAGTCGCAGAGGTTCTGCTCCTCGCGCGTGACGAGGAAGCTCACATCGAATGGATAGGCCTTGGAGGAAAATGGGATCTGGCGAGAGATTTGGCTAAGCGAGTCGTCGAATACATCCTCTCATCTCACAAGATAGCACTGCTCCTTCAGGGGAAGAAGCTTTACGTCCCAAAGCCGGGCCGCCATCTCAAACTCGCCTCTCTCGATGTCCTCCTAGTACCGCTAGACGACAGGGGGGATCTAGTGTATGGCTATATCGCGATATTCGATGGCGAGGAAACTGTAGTAGAGAAGTTCGTCAAGGAGTTCTACAGGGTTAAGTCAACAGGCGAGGCCCAGAAAAGGCTTGAAGAGTTGCTTAACAACAACTTCAAGTTAATCGTATCTGATGTAAACCGGGTCCGCGAAGAGCTCCACATGCTAGGACTCACCTACCACGCAGCGCTTCTCAGCGGGTTAATTCAGATGGGCCTCGTGGATGATGCGAAGCCGAGAATCAGGAAGTTCCTAGGGATGGATGTTACAGGGCTAGAGGAGCTTCAGCGCAACCTCTCGGAGGAGGCGCGGCAGACCTTCCAACTTAACGCTATAAGCCTAGCAGACGTCGAGCGAGAGCTTGTCAACAGTAGGAACTGGCTTGGAGACAGAATATACCGCGATCACGAGAAAGGTACGAGATTCCTTGATAACGTTGCTAGAAAATATGTCGAGAATAGCGTAAAGCTCGTTTACCTTCTCGGGCTTCTTCAGACCTAA
- the pyk gene encoding pyruvate kinase, whose amino-acid sequence MQTRKTKIIVTLGPSSWDDTTLKRLFWEGVEGFRFNFSHAEYSVFKELVQKIRALETPRRPATLIADLQGPVVRLGSFEPKPVKPGDKVVFSFGETGEGIPVPMRILFETASLGDVLYVEGGRLAFRVEENLGDRLITVALMDGELKPRKTVAVRGKEYPLPSLTEKDVSDVKFAVENGFDSVALSFVRSEDDLRRLKELLFDLKAEEVKVIAKIETKSAVERLDSLLALADMVLVARGDLANFYNLEEIYRVQEEILRKARLRGKPSIIATQLLESMVNNPVPTRSEVVDVITAVKMDADALMLAGETAAGKYPVEAVSWLKRIIIEAERLDTNPQRHEPEDHYEAIAKGVTLLSDIIGGKILAFSERGNTARRLAKFRPSREVIVYTSSPNTARYINLLKGIKAVYDPTLNKGSPNLFSELLAKATRDGYVAVGDIVIFTAGRRRESTDLISVERVGT is encoded by the coding sequence ATGCAGACGAGAAAAACTAAGATAATTGTTACGCTGGGACCGTCTTCATGGGATGACACCACACTGAAGAGGCTGTTCTGGGAAGGCGTTGAGGGATTTCGATTCAATTTCTCGCATGCAGAGTATTCGGTCTTCAAGGAGCTTGTCCAGAAAATCAGAGCTTTGGAGACCCCTAGACGCCCAGCTACGCTCATCGCTGACCTACAGGGCCCGGTCGTCAGGCTCGGAAGCTTTGAGCCGAAGCCTGTGAAGCCCGGAGATAAAGTGGTGTTCTCGTTTGGTGAGACCGGAGAGGGTATTCCTGTTCCGATGCGCATCCTCTTTGAGACCGCCTCCTTGGGGGACGTCCTCTATGTTGAGGGAGGTAGGCTGGCGTTCAGAGTGGAGGAAAACCTCGGCGACCGTTTAATCACTGTAGCCCTCATGGACGGGGAACTTAAGCCGCGGAAAACGGTAGCCGTTAGGGGTAAAGAGTACCCTCTACCCTCGCTAACGGAAAAAGACGTGAGCGACGTGAAGTTCGCGGTTGAAAACGGGTTTGACTCAGTGGCGCTGAGCTTCGTCCGGAGCGAGGATGACCTCAGAAGGCTTAAGGAGCTGCTCTTCGACCTCAAGGCTGAGGAGGTGAAGGTAATAGCGAAGATCGAAACCAAGAGCGCAGTTGAGAGGCTAGATTCGCTTCTTGCTCTAGCAGACATGGTGCTTGTTGCTAGGGGGGACCTTGCAAACTTCTACAACCTTGAAGAGATATACCGAGTGCAGGAGGAAATACTCAGGAAGGCTAGGCTCCGAGGCAAACCGAGCATAATAGCCACACAGCTACTGGAATCTATGGTGAACAACCCCGTCCCAACCCGTTCTGAGGTCGTCGACGTTATCACAGCAGTTAAGATGGATGCTGATGCTCTAATGCTCGCAGGAGAGACGGCAGCCGGAAAGTACCCTGTCGAAGCCGTGTCGTGGTTGAAGAGAATAATAATCGAGGCGGAGAGGTTAGACACTAACCCTCAACGCCATGAGCCCGAAGACCACTACGAAGCGATAGCAAAGGGTGTAACTCTCCTCTCAGACATAATCGGAGGAAAGATCCTAGCCTTCTCTGAAAGAGGAAATACAGCGCGCAGGCTGGCTAAGTTCAGACCCTCACGGGAAGTGATAGTGTATACGAGCTCGCCAAACACTGCGCGTTACATTAACCTTCTAAAAGGCATTAAGGCGGTTTACGACCCCACGCTCAATAAGGGTTCTCCAAACCTGTTCTCAGAGCTACTCGCAAAGGCGACACGAGACGGTTACGTGGCGGTGGGCGATATAGTTATATTCACTGCTGGCAGGCGCAGAGAATCGACAGATCTCATCAGCGTTGAACGCGTGGGAACTTAG
- the rpiA gene encoding ribose 5-phosphate isomerase A → MEVATLRLIAVEEALKLVKDGMLIGLGSGSTIRLFIERLAEKVKREGLEVYFVSTSYDTSFLAGKLGLIERPLLDERPDVSFDGADAVFPERWVIKGAGGALFREKIVDYYSKEYIIIVDEGKLAGRQKVQVVPVEVHPLAVHQVIEELKSFRGVAATTLRLAEKGKLGPVVSDNGNFLIDVSFQEISDPESLEKELMTLPGVVANGIFAIKKPSKIYIGTSSGVKVIS, encoded by the coding sequence GTGGAGGTGGCTACGCTCAGGCTCATAGCGGTAGAGGAAGCTCTAAAACTCGTTAAGGACGGTATGCTTATAGGGCTTGGAAGCGGTAGCACCATCAGGCTTTTCATAGAGAGGCTGGCAGAAAAGGTGAAGAGGGAGGGGTTGGAGGTATATTTCGTTTCAACATCTTACGACACGAGTTTCCTAGCTGGAAAGCTTGGCCTGATCGAGAGGCCCCTGCTCGACGAGAGACCCGATGTATCTTTTGACGGGGCCGACGCCGTTTTCCCAGAGAGGTGGGTTATAAAGGGTGCTGGTGGCGCGCTGTTCAGGGAGAAAATCGTGGACTACTATTCCAAGGAGTATATCATTATAGTGGATGAAGGCAAGCTCGCCGGCAGACAAAAGGTCCAGGTTGTTCCTGTTGAGGTGCACCCGCTAGCCGTCCATCAGGTCATTGAAGAGCTTAAGAGCTTTAGGGGCGTAGCGGCCACAACCCTTAGGCTCGCTGAGAAAGGTAAGCTGGGCCCTGTGGTGTCTGATAACGGCAACTTCCTCATCGACGTATCATTCCAGGAGATAAGCGATCCTGAAAGCCTAGAAAAAGAGCTTATGACACTCCCAGGTGTAGTCGCGAACGGCATCTTCGCAATCAAAAAGCCATCCAAGATCTATATCGGTACTTCGAGCGGAGTTAAAGTGATTTCTTAA
- the pdo gene encoding protein disulfide oxidoreductase → MPVEYDEELVGELTRMFAKLDNPVTIRYFRDPEAECMYCDDTEQILELINKTSGGKVRIEKHSSKDPEVKKYNIPMFPAILIHGVDEWNIRYFGIPAGYEFGAFVEDILDASTGKPEIDPKLADLLKKYVTKPTRIMVFVTPTCPYCPLAVRASHRFAMVNKNIYGDMIEALEFSDLADSYGVYAVPKNVIQINGEDKVEFEGAAPDPYFVAKILEAYGAEIPQDIREAIAGIGVEETLTDVEDEHHHH, encoded by the coding sequence ATGCCTGTTGAATACGATGAGGAGTTGGTGGGCGAGCTCACGAGGATGTTCGCAAAGCTGGATAACCCAGTTACCATAAGGTACTTTAGAGACCCTGAAGCTGAGTGCATGTACTGCGATGACACGGAGCAGATTTTGGAGCTGATAAATAAAACCTCCGGCGGGAAAGTAAGGATCGAGAAGCACTCAAGCAAAGACCCTGAGGTTAAGAAGTACAACATCCCCATGTTCCCAGCGATACTGATACACGGGGTTGATGAGTGGAACATAAGGTACTTCGGCATACCTGCAGGCTACGAGTTTGGAGCCTTTGTTGAGGACATACTCGACGCGTCTACGGGTAAACCGGAAATCGACCCCAAGCTGGCCGATCTACTGAAGAAGTACGTTACCAAGCCAACTAGGATCATGGTCTTCGTAACTCCGACATGCCCCTACTGCCCGCTAGCCGTGAGGGCCTCGCACAGGTTCGCTATGGTCAATAAGAACATCTACGGCGACATGATAGAGGCCTTGGAGTTCAGCGACCTAGCAGATAGCTATGGTGTCTACGCTGTTCCGAAGAACGTGATACAGATTAACGGCGAGGATAAGGTGGAGTTCGAGGGGGCGGCTCCAGACCCCTACTTCGTGGCCAAGATACTCGAGGCGTACGGCGCCGAAATCCCACAGGATATTCGGGAGGCGATCGCCGGGATAGGCGTAGAGGAGACATTGACGGACGTGGAGGACGAGCATCACCACCACTAA